The DNA sequence TCGCGGACGGCGCGCAGCACGACCTCGTGCACCCTGCGGTCCTCCTCCTCGGAGGACAGCCGCAGCCGACCGATGGCCAGTCCGCCGAGCCGCGCGAGCAGGCCCGCGTTGCGCAGCTGGGTCAGGTCGCGGTCGGCGTCGGCCACGCCGTAGCCGCCGTCCGGCACGTCGAGCACGAGTACGTGTCCCCGGTAGTCGGGCTGCCAGGGGGTGCCCAGGAGCTGGAGCGCGCTGGGCAGGCATCCGGCGAGCAGCGGTCCGCCGCCCGTGCCCGGCCGCAGGAGGAGGCGCGGCGGCGCCGGCCGGCGCTCGCGGGGCCGCGTCTCCTCGGCCCCCCAGTCCAGGTACTCCTCGACCATGTCGCCGGAGGCGGGCACCGGGCCCGCCGGGCCGGCGCCGTCGCCCATCACCACGCGGCGGAAGTGCTCCACCGTGTACGGGTCGGGGGCGGGGTACTCGCCGAACTGGGGCAGCAGCGCGGGTCCGTAGAAGCTGCTGAGGCCCGCCGCGTACAGCGCGTGGTTGAGGACGGTGATGTCCGAGTACCCGATCAGTGGTTTCGGGTCCGCCCGCAGGGCGTCGAGGTCGAGCAGCGGCAGCACCTGGGCCGCGTGGTCGCCGCCGATCGCGCAGATCACGCCCCGGATCGCGGGGTCGGTGAACGCCGCCGTCAGGTCGGCCGCGCGGTCCTCGGCGGTCGCCGAACGCCAGTCCAGGCTTTCGCGTGCGTGCGGCATCACGACGGGGACGAGCCCGGTGGCCGTCCGCAGCGCGGTCAGCGCGCGTTCGAAGCGGCGGGGGAAGAGGCCGGCGCCACCCCAGGAGGGGCTCACCACGGCGACGCGGTCCCCCGGCCGCAGCGGCAAAGGCGTCAGGAGGGGGCCCGTCACGGTGCGATGGCCACGCCGTTGAGGCGCGGGGCGAGTTGCAGTTCGCGGATGTCCCAGCGGTTGAGGACCCACAGGAGCCAGCGCTCCACGCCGAGGCCGAAGCCGGCGGTGCGCATGGGGCGGGCGTCCTTCATGTCGACGTACCACTGGTAGTCGGCCTCCGCGACGCCGTGCTGGGCCAGTGCGGTGCGCACCTGCTCACCTGTGGTGTGCCGTTCGCCGGCGCCGACCACCTCGCCGACGCCGAACAGCAGGTCGGCGCTGAGCGAGGTGCGCCGGTCGGGGTCGCCGTAGCCCTGGTAGAAGGGCACCGAGAGGTGATCGAAGTGGGTGACCCACAGGACCGGGCTGACCTCGGCCATCAGGCGTCGCTCGCCGTGCCGCGTCAACGTGCGCCAGCCGTCGGCCACTTCGACCGCGAGGGGGTCGGGGCCGAGGTGGCGGATCGCCTCGTCGAGGGTCATGCGGGGGAAGGTGGTGAGATCCGTCATGTGGGCCAGGTGGCCGGTGCCGCCGGCCTGGGCGGCGACCTCGTCGCCGAGTGCGTCCAGGACGGCCCGGGCCAGGGTCCTCAGATAGTCCTCGACGACCGCGACGACGTCG is a window from the Streptomyces spectabilis genome containing:
- a CDS encoding S66 family peptidase, whose amino-acid sequence is MTGPLLTPLPLRPGDRVAVVSPSWGGAGLFPRRFERALTALRTATGLVPVVMPHARESLDWRSATAEDRAADLTAAFTDPAIRGVICAIGGDHAAQVLPLLDLDALRADPKPLIGYSDITVLNHALYAAGLSSFYGPALLPQFGEYPAPDPYTVEHFRRVVMGDGAGPAGPVPASGDMVEEYLDWGAEETRPRERRPAPPRLLLRPGTGGGPLLAGCLPSALQLLGTPWQPDYRGHVLVLDVPDGGYGVADADRDLTQLRNAGLLARLGGLAIGRLRLSSEEEDRRVHEVVLRAVRDYDYPVLANIECGHTDPMATLPLGADCVLSGTRLLLRPPVTAPPAPGA
- a CDS encoding amino acid--tRNA ligase-related protein, whose translation is MEKFSHGGWRPATDRFIKIMDDPFYRTLIDLQDLLTVRTASFWHQRQVKALHLPITTGSVSSPMGLGSDSSPVAVDLFGQHTYLADSMQFMLEYGCRFNPRGAWYLMPSFRGEDADETHLNQFFHSEAEIEGGLDDVVAVVEDYLRTLARAVLDALGDEVAAQAGGTGHLAHMTDLTTFPRMTLDEAIRHLGPDPLAVEVADGWRTLTRHGERRLMAEVSPVLWVTHFDHLSVPFYQGYGDPDRRTSLSADLLFGVGEVVGAGERHTTGEQVRTALAQHGVAEADYQWYVDMKDARPMRTAGFGLGVERWLLWVLNRWDIRELQLAPRLNGVAIAP